From a region of the Cucumis sativus cultivar 9930 chromosome 6, Cucumber_9930_V3, whole genome shotgun sequence genome:
- the LOC101213740 gene encoding uncharacterized protein LOC101213740 isoform X3 — protein MLLSLTVFGIFTSGSRFRRILFRGAPTNSPTPAIPPFPKSTDGFTTEKCDSSYKTCHDLKDLIACLLSAEQAEVEQYLLIQNNGETSLKVNVTVSDTKYKEIQVPEHHAKKVNISDFPGNSMIILDAGNGKCIVHLGSLTKNGSIFKQISSYVTHLNLVSGSYLLLSIVFIVGGIWACCKMKTKERHANGIPYQELELAEHDTSPTNDLEAAEGWDQGWDDDWDESKPSNKSSSDMKANGINSRTSDRNGWENDWDD, from the exons ATGCTTCTTTCCCTAACCGTTTTTGGAATCTTCACCTCCGGTTCGCGGTTTCGAAGGATTCTCTTCAG GGGCGCCCCAACAAATTCTCCAACTCCTGCAATCCCTCCATTTCCCAAATCAACTGATGGGTTTACTACAGAGAAGTGTGACTCGTCCTACAAGACTTGCCATGACCTTAAGGATTTGATTGCTTGCCTTCTGTCAGCAGAACAAG CTGAGGTTGAACAATATCTTCTGATCCAAAATAATGGGGAGACTTCTCTGAAAGTGAATGTTACAGTTTCTGACACAAAATACAAGGAGATTCAAGTTCCTGAGCATCATGCCAAAAAG GTTAATATTTCAGACTTTCCAGGGAATTCAATGATCATATTAGATGCTGGAAATGGGAAGTGTATAGTTCACCTAGGATCATTAACAAAAAACGGCAGCATTTTTAAGCAGATCTCTTCCTATGTAACCCATTTAAACCTCGTGTCCGGATCCTATCTACTATTGTCAATTGTTTTTATCGTTGGAGGTATATGGGCATGCtgcaaaatgaaaaccaaGGAACGCCATGCCAATGGAATCCCATATCAGGAGCTGGAATTAGCAGAGCATGACACTTCTCCAACCAACGATTTGGAAGCAGCCGAAGGTTGGGATCAAGGCTGGGATGACGACTGGGACGAGTCAAAGCCTTCAAATAAATCCAGCTCCGACATGAAGGCAAATGGTATTAACTCTAGAACTTCTGATAGAAATGGATGGGAAAACGATTGGGACGATTGA
- the LOC101213740 gene encoding uncharacterized protein LOC101213740 isoform X2 — translation MLLSLTVFGIFTSGSRFRRILFSRGAPTNSPTPAIPPFPKSTDGFTTEKCDSSYKTCHDLKDLIACLLSAEQAEVEQYLLIQNNGETSLKVNVTVSDTKYKEIQVPEHHAKKVNISDFPGNSMIILDAGNGKCIVHLGSLTKNGSIFKQISSYVTHLNLVSGSYLLLSIVFIVGGIWACCKMKTKERHANGIPYQELELAEHDTSPTNDLEAAEGWDQGWDDDWDESKPSNKSSSDMKANGINSRTSDRNGWENDWDD, via the exons ATGCTTCTTTCCCTAACCGTTTTTGGAATCTTCACCTCCGGTTCGCGGTTTCGAAGGATTCTCTTCAG TAGGGGCGCCCCAACAAATTCTCCAACTCCTGCAATCCCTCCATTTCCCAAATCAACTGATGGGTTTACTACAGAGAAGTGTGACTCGTCCTACAAGACTTGCCATGACCTTAAGGATTTGATTGCTTGCCTTCTGTCAGCAGAACAAG CTGAGGTTGAACAATATCTTCTGATCCAAAATAATGGGGAGACTTCTCTGAAAGTGAATGTTACAGTTTCTGACACAAAATACAAGGAGATTCAAGTTCCTGAGCATCATGCCAAAAAG GTTAATATTTCAGACTTTCCAGGGAATTCAATGATCATATTAGATGCTGGAAATGGGAAGTGTATAGTTCACCTAGGATCATTAACAAAAAACGGCAGCATTTTTAAGCAGATCTCTTCCTATGTAACCCATTTAAACCTCGTGTCCGGATCCTATCTACTATTGTCAATTGTTTTTATCGTTGGAGGTATATGGGCATGCtgcaaaatgaaaaccaaGGAACGCCATGCCAATGGAATCCCATATCAGGAGCTGGAATTAGCAGAGCATGACACTTCTCCAACCAACGATTTGGAAGCAGCCGAAGGTTGGGATCAAGGCTGGGATGACGACTGGGACGAGTCAAAGCCTTCAAATAAATCCAGCTCCGACATGAAGGCAAATGGTATTAACTCTAGAACTTCTGATAGAAATGGATGGGAAAACGATTGGGACGATTGA
- the LOC101213740 gene encoding uncharacterized protein LOC101213740 isoform X1, whose protein sequence is MNRDLIFLFLFFLFILLSPGSDASFPNRFWNLHLRFAVSKDSLQSVAPTPGPNSVVNGKLSRGAPTNSPTPAIPPFPKSTDGFTTEKCDSSYKTCHDLKDLIACLLSAEQAEVEQYLLIQNNGETSLKVNVTVSDTKYKEIQVPEHHAKKVNISDFPGNSMIILDAGNGKCIVHLGSLTKNGSIFKQISSYVTHLNLVSGSYLLLSIVFIVGGIWACCKMKTKERHANGIPYQELELAEHDTSPTNDLEAAEGWDQGWDDDWDESKPSNKSSSDMKANGINSRTSDRNGWENDWDD, encoded by the exons ATGAATCGTGATTTGATTTTCctattcctcttcttccttttcattcTCCTCTCTCCTGGATCCGATGCTTCTTTCCCTAACCGTTTTTGGAATCTTCACCTCCGGTTCGCGGTTTCGAAGGATTCTCTTCAG agtgtAGCCCCAACTCCTGGTCCTAACTCTGTTGTCAATGGTAAATTGAGTAGGGGCGCCCCAACAAATTCTCCAACTCCTGCAATCCCTCCATTTCCCAAATCAACTGATGGGTTTACTACAGAGAAGTGTGACTCGTCCTACAAGACTTGCCATGACCTTAAGGATTTGATTGCTTGCCTTCTGTCAGCAGAACAAG CTGAGGTTGAACAATATCTTCTGATCCAAAATAATGGGGAGACTTCTCTGAAAGTGAATGTTACAGTTTCTGACACAAAATACAAGGAGATTCAAGTTCCTGAGCATCATGCCAAAAAG GTTAATATTTCAGACTTTCCAGGGAATTCAATGATCATATTAGATGCTGGAAATGGGAAGTGTATAGTTCACCTAGGATCATTAACAAAAAACGGCAGCATTTTTAAGCAGATCTCTTCCTATGTAACCCATTTAAACCTCGTGTCCGGATCCTATCTACTATTGTCAATTGTTTTTATCGTTGGAGGTATATGGGCATGCtgcaaaatgaaaaccaaGGAACGCCATGCCAATGGAATCCCATATCAGGAGCTGGAATTAGCAGAGCATGACACTTCTCCAACCAACGATTTGGAAGCAGCCGAAGGTTGGGATCAAGGCTGGGATGACGACTGGGACGAGTCAAAGCCTTCAAATAAATCCAGCTCCGACATGAAGGCAAATGGTATTAACTCTAGAACTTCTGATAGAAATGGATGGGAAAACGATTGGGACGATTGA